In Gossypium hirsutum isolate 1008001.06 chromosome D06, Gossypium_hirsutum_v2.1, whole genome shotgun sequence, one genomic interval encodes:
- the LOC107963721 gene encoding scarecrow-like protein 13: MQTSQKHQTRVNIHRLYHQPVKDVDQFCLPHIQILENNACSDIGSQGPSVSYQAYNDQIFTLESSTAAASIVAYDSPSAISVSSSRSPFSPQGSQSWMSDPHHSPDNTHGSPFSGSSVVDDSNGLKHKLRELEVSLLGPESDIIDSCNCCFTSGAHQAASMAGLNHEQLVDMIPRLDLKEVLIACGQALYDNDKSRVAGLMHVLEKMVSVSGEPLQRLGAYVLEGLRARLESSGSNIYKALKCQEPTSSELMSYMHILFRICPYWKFAYTSANAVIKEVMEYEQRIHIIDFQIAQGTQWMYLIAALSKRPGGPPFIRVTGIDDSQSNHARGGGLSIVGQKLSEFAKSYKVPFEFHDTSVSTSEIQVQNLNIRPGEALAVNFPYVLHHMPDESVTISNHRDRLLRLVKSLSPKVVTLVEQESNTNTSPFFSRYIETLNYYTAMFESIDVACPRDDKQRISAEQHCVARDIVNMIACEGQERVERHELLGKWRSRFMMAGFSPYPLSSLVTSAVQDMLKEYNNNYRVVEREGSLYLGWINRAMATSSAWR; this comes from the coding sequence ATGCAAACGTCTCAGAAACACCAAACTCGGGTCAATATCCACAGGTTGTATCACCAACCTGTTAAGGATGTTGATCAATTttgtttgcctcatattcagATATTAGAGAACAATGCATGTTCGGATATCGGCAGTCAAGGACCCAGTGTGTCCTATCAAGCCTACAATGACCAGATTTTTACTCTGGAATCATCCACGGCGGCTGCTAGTATCGTTGCTTATGATTCCCCTTCTGCTATAAGTGTCTCGTCGAGCAGGAGTCCTTTCTCTCCACAAGGTTCTCAATCGTGGATGTCTGATCCTCATCATTCCCCCGACAATACACATGGATCACCGTTCAGTGGATCTTCTGTTGTTGATGATAGCAATGGATTGAAGCACAAGTTACGAGAGCTGGAAGTCTCGTTGTTGGGGCCTGAATCGGATATTATAGACAGCTGCAATTGTTGCTTTACTAGTGGAGCTCACCAAGCTGCTTCAATGGCAGGCTTGAACCACGAGCAACTGGTGGACATGATTCCTAGATTAGACTTGAAGGAGGTGCTTATTGCTTGTGGTCAAGCGCTTTACGACAATGACAAGTCGAGAGTGGCAGGTTTAATGCATGTGTTGGAGAAAATGGTTTCTGTATCTGGGGAACCACTCCAACGATTGGGTGCTTATGTTCTTGAAGGGCTTAGAGCAAGGTTGGAATCATCGGGGAGTAATATCTACAAAGCCTTAAAATGTCAAGAACCGACAAGCTCGGAACTAATGTCTTACATGCATATTCTCTTTCGAATCTGCCCGTACTGGAAGTTTGCATACACATCAGCTAATGCTGTCATCAAGGAAGTCATGGAATACGAGCAGAGAATTCATATCATTGATTTCCAAATAGCACAGGGTACCCAATGGATGTACCTTATTGCAGCTCTTTCAAAACGCCCTGGTGGGCCTCCATTTATCCGTGTTACTGGTATTGATGATTCTCAGTCAAATCATGCTCGAGGTGGCGGACTTAGTATTGTGGGGCAGAAGCTATCGGAATTTGCTAAGTCGTACAAAGTGCCATTCGAGTTTCATGATACTAGCGTGTCTACTTCCGAGATTCAAGTACAGAATCTCAACATTCGTCCTGGGGAAGCCCTAGCCGTGAATTTCCCTTATGTATTGCATCACATGCCGGATGAGAGCGTAACCATCTCGAACCACAGAGACCGATTGTTGAGATTGGTGAAGAGTTTGTCCCCCAAAGTCGTCACCCTTGTTGAGCAAGAGTCTAACACCAACACATCCCCCTTTTTTTCTCGGTACATCGAGACACTCAATTATTACACAGCTATGTTCGAATCCATAGACGTAGCTTGTCCAAGAGACGACAAGCAAAGGATCAGTGCTGAACAGCATTGCGTGGCTCGGGATATTGTGAATATGATTGCTTGTGAAGGGCAAGAAAGGGTGGAAAGACACGAACTTCTCGGAAAATGGAGGTCGAGATTTATGATGGCTGGTTTTTCTCCATATCCGTTGAGTTCTTTGGTCACATCAGCGGTACAAGATATGTTAAAAGAATATAACAACAACTATAGAGTTGTAGAGAGAGAAGGGTCTCTCTATCTTGGGTGGATAAACAGAGCCATGGCAACCTCTTCTGCATGGAGGTGA